The following coding sequences lie in one Miscanthus floridulus cultivar M001 chromosome 9, ASM1932011v1, whole genome shotgun sequence genomic window:
- the LOC136480915 gene encoding disease resistance protein Pik-2-like has product MSVLTGALGSLAPKLLKLLYGEYKLQKDVRKQVQWLHSELESIHTLLRRVANEPWDRLDEQVKVWAREVREASYDLEDVLDTFLVRVDGGEPADPSRLRRAMKNMGKVFTKAKARHDIAGAIDDIKKHLHERFPN; this is encoded by the exons ATGAGTGTGCTGACGGGGGCGCTGGGAAGCCTCGCCCCCAAACTGCTGAAGCTGCTCTATGGTGAGTACAAGCTCCAGAAGGACGTTCGGAAGCAGGTGCAGTGGCTCCACAGCGAGCTGGAGAGCATCCACACCTTACTCCGCAGGGTCGCTAATGAGCCATGGGACCGGCTCGACGAGCAGGTGAAGGTGTGGGCGCGCGAGGTCAGGGAGGCATCTTACGACCTGGAGGATGTCCTCGACACCTTCCTCGTGCGCGTCGATGGCGGAGAGCCTGCCGACCCGAGCAGGCTCAGACGcgccatgaagaacatgggcaAGGTGTTCACCAAGGCCAAGGCTCGCCATGATATTGCGGGTGCCATCGACGATATCAAGAAGCATCTCCACGAG AGGTTTCCCAACTGA